In Halobaculum sp. MBLA0147, the genomic window TGACGCCCGACGGGGATGGATTCGTTGTTGAGACGACGGATAACACGTACCAGACACGGGGACTGATCCTCGCAACAGGGGCCTCCTACGAGTCGCCGGCGATTGGCGGCATCGATGACTACGAGGGACAGGGCGTCTCGTATTGCGTCGAGTGTGACGCGTACTTCTACCGGGATGCACCGGTCGCCGTCGTCGGTGCGGGCGACTACGCCGTCGAGGAGGCGTCCGCGCTGTTGGACTACACGGATGAGGTGTACCTGTTGACAGATTGCGAATCACTCGACGCCGACGAGGCGACCGTCTCACGACTCGAGACAGCCGGCGTGGAAGTCATCACCGACACCGTCGACAGGGTGGCTGGCGACGACCACCTCGAGCGGGTCGTGTTCCGAGACGGAGACACACTGTCCGTCGAGGGACTGTTCGTCGCGTTGGGTGCGGCCGGTGGGACGGACATCGCAGAGACGCTCGGTATCCCGCGAGACGGCCCCTACCTAGAGGTGAATCCGGACCAGTCGACCGCCGTCGACGGTGTGTACGCCGCCGGCGACCTGACCGGCGGGAACCGACAAGTCGCCACGTCTGTCGGCGAGGGAGCAGACGCCGCTGTGAACCTACTCGAAGAGTTCCGCGGTGCCGACTACGTCGATTATAAGAAGCTGGACACGGCAGCCGAATCGGCATAACAACGACCACACATAGTCTATTAATTAGTTATAGCTTTTGATAAATCGGGTTCGTATTTCCTGCCGGCCCTATCAGGCCGTGCCACCGCGGCGGAATCCACCCGGTGGGCGAAGACTGATTCCCGCCAAGAGCGCGGCTGCCGGGAAGAACA contains:
- a CDS encoding NAD(P)/FAD-dependent oxidoreductase, which codes for MDVTVIGGGPAGLSAAIYTARAGKDTLVLDKGGGTTRQVDWMENFYGFPDGISGEEIVERGEKHAKRFDAEIRREEVVKVTPDGDGFVVETTDNTYQTRGLILATGASYESPAIGGIDDYEGQGVSYCVECDAYFYRDAPVAVVGAGDYAVEEASALLDYTDEVYLLTDCESLDADEATVSRLETAGVEVITDTVDRVAGDDHLERVVFRDGDTLSVEGLFVALGAAGGTDIAETLGIPRDGPYLEVNPDQSTAVDGVYAAGDLTGGNRQVATSVGEGADAAVNLLEEFRGADYVDYKKLDTAAESA